The sequence AAAATAAGAGAGATAGAAGAAGAGGCAAAGGAAATAGCTGAAGGAAAAGCAAAGGAAATAATTTCAACTACAATTCAAAGATACGCAAATGATTATGTTTCAGAAACAACAGTCTCAGTAGTTCCACTTCCAAATGATGAAATGAAGGGAAGAATTATTGGAAGGGAAGGAAGAAATATCAGATCTTTCGAGCAATTAACAGGAGTAAATTTAATAGTAGATGATACACCTGAAGCAGTTATACTTTCATGCTTTAATCCCGTTAGAAGAGAAAAAGCAAGAATTGCATTAGAAGAATTGGTTGCTGATGGTAGAATTCACCCAGCAAAAATTGAAGAGATGTTTGAAAAAGCAAATAAAATTGTTGAGAATCAAATAAAAATTGCAGGTGAAAAAGCAGTTTTTGATGTTGGTATAGCTGGGTTAAACAAGGAACTTATTAAAATCTTAGGAGCATTGAAATATAGAACAAGTTTTGGTCAGAATGTACTTCAGCACTCTATGGAGGTTGCTCATTTTTCGGGAATTATGGCTTCAGAGTTGGGAATAAATGTTAAAAAAGCTAAGAGAGCTGGACTACTTCATGATATAGGAAAGGCAATTGATCATGAGGTAGAAGGTTCACACGCTGTTATTGGGGCTAAACTCGCAAAAAAGCTTCATGAGTCAAATGATATTGTATATGCAATTCATGCTCATCACGAAGATATAGAACAGCAGAATATTTTAGATGTGATAATTTCTGCTGCGGATACTATTTCGGGTGCAAGACCCAGTGCAAGAAGACAAACTTTAGAGGGTTATATCAAAAGATTAGAGAATCTTGAAAGTGTAGCAAAAGAATTTAAAGGTGTAGAAAAATGTTATGCAATTCAAGCTGGAAGGGAAATTAGAGTAATGGTTTATCCAGATTTAGTAGATGATGATCAATCTGCGAGAATAGCAAGAGAATTGGCTGCAAAAATTGAGGAGGAATTGGAATATCCAGGTCAAATCAAGGTAAATGTAATTAGAGAAAAAAGATCAGTTGAATATGCAAAATAATAGTTAAAGATATTTGTTTATATATACCATCTAAGCTTGGTGTTTATACAGTTTACTATTTATAAAATATAAATAGAATTAATATAATTAAATATAACAACATCTAAATCTAAGTAATATCTAAAAATATGGAAAGAGATATTGCTTCTCTTCCATATTTTTTTTCACCATTTTTTGATTGAAAACAAAAATGATATGGCATAGGCTATAATAGTATAACAGTATAGTTTAACTT comes from Actinomycetota bacterium and encodes:
- the rny gene encoding ribonuclease Y, which codes for MNSQLSIYIFIATLGLVLGIIIGYWIRRYLFKGRKEQAEKSAKEIIELAKKEAEAIKKEKLVEAKDEVYKIRLEEEDRLRNLRNDLRKLESRIAHRESIIDKKSMKLDRRISIIARTEKEINLLKEELENNLQEQKIRLENIAGLSSADAKALLMKRLEEEARFDSAKKIREIEEEAKEIAEGKAKEIISTTIQRYANDYVSETTVSVVPLPNDEMKGRIIGREGRNIRSFEQLTGVNLIVDDTPEAVILSCFNPVRREKARIALEELVADGRIHPAKIEEMFEKANKIVENQIKIAGEKAVFDVGIAGLNKELIKILGALKYRTSFGQNVLQHSMEVAHFSGIMASELGINVKKAKRAGLLHDIGKAIDHEVEGSHAVIGAKLAKKLHESNDIVYAIHAHHEDIEQQNILDVIISAADTISGARPSARRQTLEGYIKRLENLESVAKEFKGVEKCYAIQAGREIRVMVYPDLVDDDQSARIARELAAKIEEELEYPGQIKVNVIREKRSVEYAK